Proteins from a genomic interval of Aspergillus flavus chromosome 7, complete sequence:
- a CDS encoding putative PKS-like enzyme produces the protein MAKYALHYARHHPKMQHQVDLRSAVVQFYRPVFPTKPMTMTLREVSIGKGWSTLRVESFQGDKLTTSGDLVKGGIVRLTNFSIEGVTLQTGWRPSPEPKPIDLTKLETDSHPDWISYHCAFYPDGFRRGHSYAKAFIPRTPRREDTFVEQWIEPGWDCHPQGSLVRKGTGTDTYARWTNEMIQFIVEMPLPVQENLFPPIDGKPSTGSIAATLEFAEQQQKAREEGREDWRALEEDGSKTLKARMVNVSLTLSTEIKQRLPSEGDRLFSQTPYHDWKDAVNCKSRGSWNLHSVLPRGMDFFILLSSASGLAGIKGQANYDAGNTYEDALARYRVSQGEKATALDLGAMVDDGILAEDPSLLRRVLAYGTLEPITRAKFYGILDYCCDPARESATPREAQIALGLGTGRGDGLDSIDYERQPMLQQLMLAGNRQQVGAGAGVVSGGAQHAISDREQIAASASLEEAAQIAAEAIIKKLAKPLITMQDGSSVERDRPLSVLGVDSLLGIELRNWIVKQFKVDLAVFDTQGAATLETLSLLVAQRCTKGRGVGS, from the exons ATGGCTAAATATGCCCTCCACTATGCCCGCCACCATCCTAAGATGCAGCATCAAGTTGATCTCCGCTCAGCAGTCGTGCAGTTCTATCGCCCTGTGTTCCCCACCAagccgatgacgatgacgttGCGAGAGGTGAGCATCGGCAAGGGATGGTCCACTCTGCGCGTCGAGTCATTCCAGGGTGATAAGCTTACCACTTCGGGGGATCTGGT GAAGGGTGGGATTGTCAGACTCACCAATTTCTCAATCGAAGGCGTGACGCTTCAAACGGGCTGGCGTCCCTCGCCGGAGCCCAAACCCATCGACCTCACGAAACTCGAGACAGACAGCCATCCCGACTGGATTTCCTACCACTGCGCCTTTTACCCGGATGGGTTCCGCCGGGGACATTCCTACGCCAAGGCCTTCATCCCGAGAACCCCGCGCCGCGAAGACACCTTCGTCGAGCAGTGGATTGAACCGGGCTGGGACTGCCACCCGCAGGGCTCTCTGGTGCGGAAAGGAACAGGAACCGACACCTATGCGCGATGGACCAACGAGATGATTCAATTCATAGTGGAAATGCCCCTTCCTGTCCAAGAGAATCTGTTCCCGCCCATAGACGGCAAACCATCGACGGGAAGCATAGCGGCCACGCTCGAGTTTGCTGAGCAACAGCAGAAGGCGCGCGAGGAAGGTCGAGAAGATTGGAGAGCGCTGGAGGAGGACGGCTCCAAGACGCTCAAGGCCAGAATGGTCAATGTGTCGTTGACTTTGTCCACGGAGATCAAGCAACGCCTGCCTTCTGAGGGC GACCGCCTCTTTTCTCAAACGCCCTACCACGACTGGAAGGACGCCGTCAACTGCAAGTCCCGAGGATCGTGGAACCTCCACTCGGTCCTCCCTCGCGGGATGGActtcttcattctcctgTCCTCGGCGTCCGGTCTAGCCGGAATAAAAGGACAAGCGAACTATGACGCGGGGAACACGTATGAAGACGCACTAGCCCGGTACCGGGTCAGCCAAGGTGAAAAGGCCACTGCGCTAGACCTCGGCGCGATGGTTGATGACGGGATCCTGGCAGAAGATCCTAGCTTGCTGCGTCGCGTTCTCGCGTACGGCACCCTCGAGCCGATTACGCGGGCTAAGTTCTACGGCATTTTGGACTATTGTTGTGATCCGGCAAGGGAGTCGGCGACTCCTCGTGAGGCGCAGATTGCGCTTGGTCTGGGGACGGGTCGTGGTGATGGGCTGGACAGCATTGATTATGAGAGGCAGCCTATGCTGCAGCAGCTTATGCTAGCTGGGAATCGGCAACAGGTCGGAGCCGGTGCTGGTGTTGTTTCCGGGGGCGCTCAGCATGCTATCAGTGATCGAGAGCAAATAGCGGCGTCAGCGTCCCTGGAGGAAGCGGCGCAAATTGCTGCCGAGGCGATTATCAAGAAGCTGGCGAAGCCTCTGATAACGATGCAAGATGGCTCGTCGGTTGAGCGTGATCGACCATTATCGGTGCTAGGGGTGGACTCCCTTCTGGGCATTGAGTTGCGGAATTGGATTGTAAAGCAGTTTAAGGTCGATCTCGCTGTTTTTGATACTCAAGGGGCCGCCACGCTGGAGACATTGAGTCTCTTGGTTGCGCAGCGTTGCACTAAAGGAAGAGGGGTGGGTAGCTAG